A single region of the Plantactinospora soyae genome encodes:
- a CDS encoding quinone oxidoreductase family protein, which yields MRVVQLRQHGGPEVLEVMEVPAPKAGAGQLLVDVAAVGVNFADVYQRQGVAPYAADLPAVPGQEGAGTVAALGPGVEGFAEGDRVAWMGVPGSYAEQVLVPADRAVPVPEGVDFPAAAAVMTQGLTAHYLSHTTHPVAAGEVVVVHAAAGGVGLLLTQLVKIRGGVVVATTSSDAKADLARQAGADHTARYDNFAEVVRGVTGGAGAAVVYDGVGRATFDDSLAALRLRGLIVAYGTSSGSLPPLDTERLASGGSLYLTRPTLPQHVASRADLLGRSGDLFEWLAAGRLSIRIGATYPLGDAARAHADLEGRRTSGKLLLLPR from the coding sequence AGCTGCGACAACACGGTGGGCCGGAGGTCCTGGAGGTCATGGAGGTCCCGGCTCCGAAGGCCGGTGCGGGTCAACTCCTCGTCGACGTCGCCGCCGTGGGCGTCAACTTCGCCGACGTCTACCAGCGGCAGGGCGTGGCGCCGTACGCGGCCGACCTGCCGGCGGTCCCGGGGCAGGAGGGCGCCGGTACCGTCGCGGCGCTCGGGCCGGGGGTCGAGGGTTTCGCCGAGGGGGACCGGGTCGCCTGGATGGGCGTTCCGGGGAGCTACGCGGAGCAGGTCCTGGTGCCCGCCGACCGGGCCGTACCGGTGCCGGAGGGCGTCGACTTCCCGGCCGCGGCGGCGGTGATGACGCAGGGCCTGACCGCGCACTACCTGTCGCACACCACCCATCCGGTGGCGGCCGGCGAGGTGGTCGTGGTGCACGCCGCCGCCGGTGGGGTCGGCCTGCTGCTCACCCAGCTCGTCAAGATCAGGGGCGGTGTCGTGGTCGCCACCACCTCCAGCGACGCGAAGGCCGACCTGGCCCGCCAGGCGGGGGCGGACCACACCGCCCGCTACGACAACTTCGCGGAGGTGGTCCGCGGGGTCACCGGGGGCGCCGGGGCCGCGGTGGTGTACGACGGCGTCGGCCGGGCCACCTTCGACGACAGCCTGGCGGCGCTGCGCCTCCGCGGCCTGATTGTCGCGTACGGCACCAGCAGCGGCTCGCTGCCGCCGCTCGACACCGAACGCCTCGCCAGCGGAGGATCGCTCTACCTGACCCGGCCGACCCTGCCGCAGCACGTGGCGAGCCGAGCGGACCTGCTCGGCCGCAGTGGCGACCTGTTCGAGTGGCTCGCCGCCGGGCGGCTCTCGATCCGGATCGGCGCGACCTATCCGCTCGGCGACGCGGCGCGGGCGCACGCCGACCTGGAGGGCCGGCGTACCAGCGGGAAGCTGCTCCTGCTGCCCCGTTGA